In Treponema denticola, one genomic interval encodes:
- a CDS encoding alpha-hydroxy-acid oxidizing protein, translating into MSVNKKYKCRLCKECNGKACIGELPGMGGVFESSNFILNCAEWKNYYTSDSYPLPRLRLAPMTGAVENVGYEDERQFYFDLIRASVKAGLSLSIGDGHPNLKLFSGIDALKDVKKKGAVFLKPYPQMKLFERIEASLEAAEIIGVDTDAYNIVTMRNLVHLEKKTAKDLAALKKYAKLPFAVKGIFTSYDIEVVKELKPDIAIISNHGGRIETDRGSVASFAHSHLKEIKKYSGEVWADGGLRRREDFIASSSLGVEEVLIGRPCITALLRDKENGIKNFIDSILSKDLNKEACGSLESCPLRSFEKP; encoded by the coding sequence ATGAGTGTGAACAAAAAATATAAGTGCCGATTATGTAAGGAATGTAACGGAAAAGCCTGCATAGGAGAGCTTCCCGGAATGGGCGGAGTCTTTGAAAGCTCTAATTTTATTTTAAACTGTGCCGAGTGGAAAAATTATTATACATCTGATTCCTATCCTCTGCCGAGACTCCGCCTTGCTCCTATGACGGGGGCTGTAGAAAATGTCGGCTATGAGGACGAAAGACAATTTTATTTTGACCTTATAAGGGCATCGGTTAAGGCCGGCCTATCTTTAAGCATAGGGGACGGCCATCCCAACTTAAAACTTTTTTCAGGTATTGATGCCTTAAAGGATGTTAAAAAAAAAGGTGCAGTCTTTTTAAAACCATATCCGCAGATGAAGCTCTTTGAAAGAATTGAGGCCTCACTGGAGGCGGCGGAAATTATCGGGGTAGATACGGATGCTTATAATATTGTAACTATGCGGAATCTTGTTCACCTTGAAAAAAAGACTGCAAAAGATTTGGCTGCTTTAAAAAAATATGCCAAGCTCCCATTTGCCGTGAAGGGGATTTTTACCTCCTATGATATTGAAGTTGTGAAGGAGCTAAAACCCGACATTGCCATTATTTCAAATCACGGCGGCCGTATCGAAACCGATAGGGGAAGCGTTGCCTCATTTGCTCACTCTCATTTAAAAGAGATAAAAAAATATTCAGGCGAGGTTTGGGCTGACGGCGGCTTACGGAGAAGAGAAGATTTTATAGCATCTTCTTCTTTAGGCGTTGAAGAAGTTTTAATAGGCCGCCCCTGTATTACCGCCCTCCTTAGAGACAAGGAGAATGGAATAAAAAATTTTATCGATTCTATTTTAAGTAAAGATTTAAATAAAGAAGCTTGCGGCTCCTTAGAGAGCTGCCCTTTAAGGAGCTTTGAAAAACCTTGA
- a CDS encoding 16S rRNA pseudouridine(516) synthase, whose translation MKTRLDRILALSGLGSRSDVKKMIRKKNCCVDGVRIVSPSFILDTDLNKITIDGEPLVLRTNVYLMFNKPQGCVTSTSDPVHKTVMDYIKAPFDRMKLFPIGRLDIDTEGLLIITDDGEITHKITSPKSGTVKTYYLELSREPSDEEFRTYCEEFEKGIVLKNGYKCLPAKFEKCENKTGSFRSGFLMHITEGKFHQVKKMCLSAGNELCYLRRIAVGSIVLDENLKLGEYRELLAEEINSLRCFL comes from the coding sequence TTGAAAACCCGTTTGGATAGAATATTGGCCCTCAGCGGTTTAGGCTCCCGAAGTGATGTAAAAAAAATGATACGTAAAAAAAACTGCTGCGTGGACGGGGTGCGTATTGTTTCTCCCTCCTTTATTTTAGATACTGACCTAAATAAAATAACTATAGACGGGGAGCCTCTTGTGTTAAGGACAAATGTTTATCTTATGTTTAATAAGCCTCAAGGCTGTGTAACTTCGACAAGCGATCCCGTACATAAAACCGTAATGGATTATATAAAAGCTCCCTTTGACAGGATGAAGCTATTTCCTATCGGCCGGCTGGATATAGACACCGAAGGCCTTTTGATTATTACCGATGACGGCGAGATTACCCACAAGATTACCTCGCCTAAGTCGGGAACGGTCAAGACTTATTATCTGGAGTTAAGCCGAGAGCCCTCCGATGAAGAGTTTAGAACTTACTGCGAAGAGTTTGAAAAAGGAATTGTGTTAAAAAACGGTTATAAGTGTCTCCCTGCAAAATTCGAAAAATGCGAAAACAAAACCGGTTCTTTTAGAAGCGGATTTTTAATGCACATAACCGAGGGGAAATTCCATCAAGTAAAAAAAATGTGCTTAAGCGCCGGAAATGAATTGTGTTATCTTAGGCGTATTGCAGTGGGCTCTATAGTCTTGGATGAAAATTTAAAATTGGGTGAATATAGAGAGCTTTTAGCGGAAGAAATAAATTCTCTTAGATGTTTCCTATAA